A part of Dasypus novemcinctus isolate mDasNov1 chromosome 5, mDasNov1.1.hap2, whole genome shotgun sequence genomic DNA contains:
- the CRYGN gene encoding gamma-crystallin N, whose translation MGLQPCTCCRTGVPAVGSTEASLEGPHSHVHDLGSFFGYKGNVQIPSHAGGSTPRRRDRGIRSESSERPREAVGAAQAGGIGHLWDAWVRARSPGAGPPGTGSAGSGPTRPRRPPAGLSTPHRTNAAESCQANLLSWAGADSKGASAGPTGCRPSRVPSRGLAGSALHPAHPRPGNTSGLAAGTAGGLRVLTVAQRSGKITFYEGKHFTGRKLEVFGDCDNFQDRGFMNRVNSIRVESGAWIGFYHPDFQGQQFILEHGDYPDFFRWNSHNDHVGSCRPVGMHGEHFRLEIFEGCNFTGQCLELTEDCPFLLSQGWAKNCVNSIKVFGDGAWVLYEEPNYHGRMFVVERGDFRSFTDWEAPSARVQSLRRVVNFF comes from the exons ATGGGGCTGCAGCCCTGCACGTGCTGCAGAACGGGGGTCCCTGCAGTGGGCAGCACTGAGGCAAGCTTGGAAGGACCCCACTCCCATGTGCATGATTTGGGGTCATTCTTCGGGTACAAGGGTAACGTGCAGATTCCAAGCCATGCTGG AGGTTCCACTCCCAGGCGCCGGGACCGCGGGATCCGCAGTGAGTCCAGTGAGAGACccagggaggcggtgggggcCGCACAGGCGGGTGGCATAGGACATCTTTGGGACGCCTGGGTCAGGGCCCGGTCCCCAGGGGCTGGGCCTCCCGGCACCGGCTCCGCGGGTTCGGGTCCCACCAGGCCGCGGCGGCCCCCCGCGGGGCTGAGCACGCCCCACAGGACTAATGCGGCAGAGTCCTGCCAAGCAAATCTTTTGTCCTGGGCGGGAGCTGACTCAAAAGGCGCGTCAGCAGGCCCGACGGGCTGCAGACCCAGCAGGGTGCCGTCCCGGGGCCTTGCCGGCAGCGCCCTccaccccgcccacccccgccCAGGGAATACATCCGGGCTGGCTGCCGGCACCGCGGGAGGACTGCGGGTGCTGACCGTGGCGCAGCGCTCGGGGAAG ATCACTTTCTATGAGGGCAAGCACTTCACGGGACGGAAGCTGGAGGTCTTTGGGGACTGTGACAACTTCCAGGACCGAGGCTTCATGAACCGAGTGAACTCCATCCGTGTGGAGAGTGGCGCCTGGATTGGCTTTTACCACCCTGACTTCCAGGGCCAGCAGTTCATCCTGGAGCACGGAGACTACCCCGACTTCTTCCGCTGGAACAGCCACAACGACCACGTGGGCTCCTGTCGACCTGTAGGAATG CATGGAGAGCATTTCCGCCTAGAAATCTTTGAGGGCTGCAACTTCACGGGCCAGTGCCTGGAGCTCACAGAGGACTGCCCCTTCCTCCTGAGTCAGGGCTGGGCCAAGAACTGTGTCAACTCCATCAAGGTGTTTGGGGACGGAGC GTGGGTCCTGTACGAGGAGCCCAACTACCACGGCCGCATGTTCGTGGTGGAGAGGGGTGACTTCCGCAGCTTCACCGACTGGGAGGCCCCCAGCGCCCGCGTCCAGTCCCTGCGCAGAGTTGTCAACTTCTTCTAG